In Paenibacillus sp. BIC5C1, a genomic segment contains:
- the ilvN gene encoding acetolactate synthase small subunit, which produces MIRHTISILVNDQPGVLQRVSGLFGRRGFNIESITVGQSEEPGLSRMVIVTIGDDKTLEQIEKQLYKIIDVIKVVDFSLKPMVARELALIKVKAEPSERPEILGVVETFRASVVDVGPGSLIVQVVGDTDKIDAMIELLKPYGIRELSRTGVTALVRGNV; this is translated from the coding sequence ATGATAAGACATACAATTTCGATATTGGTCAACGATCAGCCTGGCGTCCTGCAGCGGGTATCAGGGTTATTCGGTCGACGGGGATTCAACATTGAGAGCATCACGGTAGGTCAATCCGAGGAGCCGGGTTTGTCCCGGATGGTCATTGTGACGATCGGTGATGACAAGACGTTGGAACAGATTGAAAAGCAACTCTACAAAATCATCGATGTCATCAAAGTGGTTGATTTCAGTCTGAAACCTATGGTTGCCCGTGAACTTGCTTTGATTAAGGTGAAGGCAGAGCCATCCGAACGTCCAGAAATTCTGGGTGTGGTGGAGACATTCCGCGCATCTGTTGTAGATGTTGGTCCAGGCAGCTTGATTGTACAGGTGGTCGGAGATACGGATAAAATTGATGCGATGATTGAATTGCTTAAGCCATACGGCATTCGCGAACTGTCACGCACAGGTGTAACTGCATTGGTACGAGGGAACGTTTAA
- the ilvC gene encoding ketol-acid reductoisomerase — MPVTTYYEQDAELSVLKGKTIAVIGYGSQGHAQAQNLRDSGLNVVIGLREGTSFDTAKNDGFEVLSPAEATSRADVVQILLPDETQASVYKNEIEPNLKKGAALLFSHGFNVHFGQIVAPKDSDVLLVAPKSPGHMVRRTYVEGFGVPGLIAIEQDATGKAKDIGLAYAKGIGCTRAGVIETSFREETETDLFGEQAVLCGGVSALVKAGFETLTEAGYAPEMAYFECLHELKLIVDLMYEGGLASMRDSISNTAEYGDYVTGPRVVTEDTKKAMKAVLTDIQQGKFARDFILENQSGRAFLTATRRNEAEHPIEVVGGQLREMMHWIKK; from the coding sequence ATGCCAGTAACTACTTATTATGAACAGGATGCAGAGCTTAGCGTATTGAAAGGAAAAACGATTGCGGTCATCGGTTACGGTAGCCAGGGCCATGCCCAAGCTCAAAACCTGCGTGACAGTGGATTGAACGTAGTCATCGGACTTCGTGAAGGTACATCTTTTGACACTGCAAAAAATGACGGATTTGAAGTTCTGTCCCCGGCTGAAGCAACTAGCCGTGCAGACGTAGTTCAAATTTTGCTGCCTGACGAAACACAAGCTTCTGTATACAAAAACGAAATCGAACCAAACCTGAAAAAAGGCGCTGCATTGCTCTTCTCCCACGGTTTCAACGTTCATTTCGGTCAAATCGTTGCTCCAAAAGACAGCGATGTATTGCTGGTAGCTCCTAAGTCCCCTGGTCACATGGTACGTCGTACCTACGTGGAAGGATTCGGTGTACCGGGCCTAATCGCAATTGAGCAAGATGCAACAGGTAAAGCAAAAGATATCGGTTTGGCTTATGCCAAAGGTATCGGTTGCACTCGTGCAGGGGTTATCGAAACTTCCTTCCGTGAAGAAACAGAAACAGACCTGTTCGGTGAGCAAGCTGTTCTGTGTGGCGGTGTAAGTGCCCTGGTAAAAGCAGGATTCGAAACATTGACAGAAGCGGGTTACGCTCCTGAAATGGCATACTTTGAGTGTCTGCACGAATTGAAATTGATCGTTGACCTGATGTATGAAGGTGGACTTGCTAGCATGCGTGATTCCATCAGTAACACTGCGGAGTACGGTGACTATGTAACTGGACCACGCGTAGTAACTGAAGATACGAAGAAAGCAATGAAAGCAGTCCTGACAGATATCCAACAAGGTAAATTTGCACGTGACTTCATCCTGGAAAACCAATCCGGCCGTGCGTTCCTGACAGCAACTCGTCGCAACGAAGCTGAACACCCAATCGAAGTGGTTGGCGGACAATTGCGTGAGATGATGCATTGGATCAAGAAGTAA
- the ilvB gene encoding biosynthetic-type acetolactate synthase large subunit, which produces MGAQIPEVRSTDELREKWMKPEVISGSEILLRSLLLEGVECVFGYPGGAVLYIYDAMYGFEDFKHVLTRHEQGAIHAADGYARASGKVGVCIATSGPGATNLVTGIATAYMDSVPLVVITGNVISSLIGSDAFQEADITGITMPITKHSYLVKDVEDLPRVIHEAFHIANTGRKGPVLIDIPKDVSANKTLFEPMTEPVILRGYNPRTVPNKLQVDRLAQAIQEAERPMILAGGGVVYSGGHEALFEFVEKTGIPITTTLLGLGAFPSGHELWTGMPGMHGTYTSNQAIQQSDLLINIGARFDDRVTGKLDGFAPHAKIVHIDIDPAEIGKNIATDIPIVGDVKTVLEIANKEVQRAERADAWRDQIKQWKQEKPYSYTDSDEVLKPQWVVEMLNDTTKGEAIVTTDVGQHQMWAAQYYKFNQPRSWVTSGGLGTMGFGFPSAIGAQMANPDRLVISINGDGGMQMCSQELAICAINNIPVKIVIINNQVLGMVRQWQEIIYENRYSHIDLAGSPDFVKLAEAYGVKGLRATNKEEAERAWQEALDTPGPVVVEFVVRKEENVYPMVPQGATIDQMLMGDAEE; this is translated from the coding sequence ATGGGAGCTCAAATTCCAGAAGTACGATCGACAGATGAATTACGTGAAAAATGGATGAAGCCGGAGGTCATTAGCGGTTCCGAAATTCTGCTGAGAAGCTTGTTGCTGGAAGGTGTAGAGTGTGTTTTTGGTTACCCGGGCGGCGCAGTGTTGTACATTTACGATGCGATGTATGGTTTCGAGGATTTCAAGCACGTGTTAACCCGTCACGAACAAGGCGCCATTCATGCAGCTGACGGATATGCACGGGCGAGCGGAAAAGTGGGTGTCTGTATCGCTACCTCCGGACCTGGAGCAACGAATCTGGTTACGGGTATTGCAACAGCGTATATGGATTCCGTACCACTCGTAGTCATTACAGGGAATGTAATTTCCAGCCTGATCGGCTCAGATGCTTTCCAGGAAGCGGACATTACCGGAATCACAATGCCAATCACCAAACATAGTTACCTGGTAAAAGACGTAGAAGATCTGCCACGTGTCATTCATGAGGCATTCCATATTGCGAATACAGGTCGTAAAGGTCCCGTATTGATCGACATTCCGAAGGATGTATCAGCAAACAAAACGTTGTTTGAACCGATGACTGAACCTGTTATATTGAGAGGGTACAATCCACGGACAGTGCCGAACAAACTTCAGGTTGATCGTCTGGCTCAGGCGATTCAGGAAGCTGAACGTCCGATGATTCTGGCAGGTGGCGGTGTAGTTTACTCCGGTGGACACGAAGCGCTGTTCGAATTTGTGGAGAAGACAGGCATTCCAATTACCACAACACTTCTCGGACTTGGAGCATTCCCAAGTGGCCACGAATTGTGGACCGGGATGCCGGGGATGCACGGAACATACACCTCCAATCAGGCGATTCAACAATCGGATTTGCTGATTAATATCGGCGCTCGCTTCGATGACAGGGTAACAGGCAAGCTGGACGGATTTGCTCCACATGCCAAAATTGTGCACATTGATATTGATCCGGCTGAAATTGGCAAAAACATCGCAACCGACATTCCAATCGTTGGTGATGTGAAGACGGTTCTCGAAATAGCGAACAAAGAGGTTCAACGTGCTGAACGTGCGGATGCATGGAGAGATCAGATCAAACAATGGAAACAAGAGAAACCTTACAGTTACACAGATTCAGACGAAGTATTAAAACCACAGTGGGTTGTGGAAATGCTGAATGATACAACCAAAGGTGAGGCAATCGTCACTACGGACGTTGGACAGCATCAAATGTGGGCAGCCCAGTATTACAAATTCAACCAACCGCGTTCATGGGTAACCTCGGGTGGACTGGGAACGATGGGTTTTGGATTCCCTTCTGCAATTGGAGCTCAAATGGCCAACCCGGACAGACTCGTTATTTCCATCAACGGTGACGGTGGCATGCAGATGTGTTCTCAAGAACTCGCGATTTGTGCCATTAACAACATCCCGGTGAAAATTGTTATTATCAACAATCAGGTACTTGGAATGGTACGTCAGTGGCAAGAGATCATCTATGAGAACCGATATAGTCATATCGATCTGGCAGGAAGCCCTGATTTTGTAAAACTTGCTGAAGCTTATGGTGTAAAAGGATTGCGTGCAACCAACAAGGAAGAAGCCGAGCGTGCTTGGCAAGAAGCCCTGGATACACCAGGACCAGTCGTTGTTGAATTCGTAGTACGCAAGGAAGAAAACGTATATCCAATGGTTCCGCAAGGAGCAACAATCGATCAAATGCTGATGGGGGATGCTGAGGAATGA
- a CDS encoding ABC transporter permease, whose amino-acid sequence MDLLTIGQIINTTLVFATALIFASLGGIFSEKSGVTNLGLEGFMVFGAFAAGIAAHYAQEAGMGGTTSAWMGILFAVVLGVVVSLIHAVASITFKADQIISGIVINFLAAGSTLYLVKLLFEGSGDSPLVQGFSKFDVPLLKDIPLLGEAFFKNVYPTTYLAILFVFLTYYIMYKTPFGLRLRSVGEHPSAADTVGVKVRRYRYVGVMISGALAAIGGAAITLTTTGTFSHNTVSGQGYIAIAAMIFGKWNPIGAFGAAVFFGFSQAIRNYVQLFEWSQSIPQEIIYMLPYLLTIIVLVAAVGRSSAPSALGEPYDPGKR is encoded by the coding sequence ATGGACTTGTTGACAATTGGGCAAATTATCAATACGACGCTTGTCTTTGCCACGGCATTGATTTTTGCATCCCTGGGCGGGATTTTCTCGGAAAAATCCGGTGTGACCAACCTTGGACTTGAAGGTTTCATGGTATTTGGTGCGTTTGCAGCGGGAATTGCTGCGCATTATGCACAAGAAGCTGGCATGGGCGGGACGACGTCTGCCTGGATGGGGATTTTGTTCGCGGTTGTGCTGGGTGTAGTGGTTTCACTGATCCACGCGGTTGCCTCCATTACGTTTAAGGCTGACCAAATTATTAGTGGTATCGTCATTAACTTTCTGGCAGCAGGAAGCACACTCTATCTGGTAAAGTTACTGTTTGAAGGATCAGGCGATTCACCATTGGTACAAGGATTCAGCAAGTTTGATGTGCCACTGTTAAAGGATATTCCTTTGCTTGGGGAAGCTTTCTTCAAGAATGTGTACCCGACAACATATCTGGCTATTCTATTCGTCTTTCTGACGTATTACATTATGTACAAAACCCCGTTCGGTCTTCGTCTTCGCTCGGTTGGTGAACATCCAAGTGCTGCGGATACCGTAGGTGTTAAAGTGCGTCGTTACCGTTATGTTGGGGTGATGATTAGTGGTGCGCTGGCTGCTATTGGTGGAGCTGCAATCACGCTGACTACGACAGGCACATTCTCCCATAATACCGTTTCCGGTCAAGGTTACATTGCGATTGCTGCGATGATCTTTGGTAAGTGGAATCCGATTGGTGCCTTTGGTGCGGCTGTGTTCTTTGGTTTCTCACAAGCTATCCGAAACTATGTGCAGCTGTTCGAATGGTCTCAAAGTATTCCCCAGGAAATTATTTATATGCTGCCTTACCTGCTCACCATCATCGTGCTCGTTGCGGCTGTTGGACGTTCTTCTGCTCCGTCCGCACTCGGGGAACCGTATGATCCGGGGAAAAGATAA
- a CDS encoding GNAT family N-acetyltransferase, protein MIRQRKSKLDDAAIMRLIDSQLVPLSHMSESEINKIRKEIPLRMNRGMTFVVSSNPDNEAVAFIHFLMHGELLYVDMMAVATKEQRKKYGQTLLLKAENFAASRGCKRSKVMVDEGNTKGLRFYQKNGYSTIRYIMLSRCYELEKTL, encoded by the coding sequence GTGATTCGGCAACGCAAATCCAAGCTGGATGATGCCGCCATAATGAGGCTGATTGACTCTCAACTTGTTCCTCTATCTCATATGAGTGAAAGTGAAATCAATAAAATACGCAAAGAAATACCCCTGCGAATGAACAGGGGCATGACCTTTGTTGTCTCATCGAATCCTGACAACGAAGCCGTCGCATTCATCCATTTTCTCATGCACGGTGAACTGCTGTATGTGGATATGATGGCTGTTGCCACAAAAGAACAGCGAAAGAAATACGGTCAGACCTTGCTGCTCAAAGCGGAAAATTTTGCGGCATCTCGTGGTTGCAAAAGATCCAAAGTGATGGTGGACGAAGGCAATACCAAAGGTCTTCGATTTTACCAGAAAAATGGATACAGCACCATTCGATACATTATGTTAAGCCGCTGTTACGAATTGGAAAAAACGCTATAA